One Calditrichia bacterium DNA window includes the following coding sequences:
- a CDS encoding glycosyl hydrolase family 17: MEEIQKHLETGQTAEKENPFQPRQFNPYLNDQWIGNAISYGCYREGQEPGKKGPTKAEILEDLNIISKYWNLIRVYNADDDAERVLEVIVENKLPIKMMLGIWLSNEVKHPEQKAGNITNVLRGIELANRFKDVIVGVNVGNEAQVFWSWHKMNMDNQIRYVRAIRNNTSVPVTIADDYNFWNKPEATRMAAELDFIVTHIYPLWNGKTLDTAIPWMDSTFKDIQARYPEKQIVLGETGWATTYNPEKTGDGEQGSLIKGDVGLEAQATYLKLHNEWVNANKITTFLFEAFDEPWKGGGASSPPNEVEKHWGVFYENRTPKESFQQYLEHMQK, translated from the coding sequence ATGGAAGAAATACAAAAACATCTGGAAACCGGGCAAACCGCCGAAAAGGAAAATCCCTTTCAACCCCGGCAGTTTAATCCATATTTAAATGATCAGTGGATTGGAAACGCCATTTCCTACGGTTGCTATCGCGAAGGTCAGGAGCCCGGCAAAAAAGGACCTACCAAAGCCGAAATTCTCGAAGACCTGAACATTATTTCGAAATACTGGAACCTGATCCGGGTGTATAACGCAGACGATGATGCGGAACGCGTTCTGGAAGTGATCGTCGAAAATAAATTGCCCATCAAAATGATGCTCGGTATTTGGCTCTCCAATGAAGTAAAACATCCGGAGCAAAAAGCCGGGAACATTACAAATGTTTTGCGGGGAATTGAGCTGGCAAATCGTTTTAAAGATGTGATCGTTGGCGTGAATGTCGGCAACGAAGCGCAGGTGTTTTGGTCTTGGCATAAAATGAATATGGATAACCAGATCCGCTACGTCCGCGCGATTCGCAACAACACATCGGTGCCAGTTACCATCGCGGATGATTACAATTTCTGGAACAAGCCAGAAGCCACGCGAATGGCAGCGGAGTTGGATTTTATCGTTACCCATATCTATCCGCTGTGGAACGGCAAAACGCTGGACACCGCCATTCCGTGGATGGACAGCACGTTTAAAGATATTCAGGCCAGATACCCGGAAAAGCAGATTGTCCTCGGGGAAACCGGCTGGGCGACAACCTACAATCCGGAAAAAACTGGCGACGGCGAGCAGGGATCGCTCATCAAAGGTGATGTCGGACTCGAAGCTCAGGCAACATATCTGAAGCTGCACAATGAGTGGGTGAATGCCAACAAAATCACCACTTTTTTATTTGAAGCATTTGATGAGCCGTGGAAAGGTGGCGGCGCCAGTTCCCCGCCAAATGAAGTTGAAAAACACTGGGGCGTGTTTTACGAAAATCGCACACCCAAAGAATCATTCCAACAATATCTGGAGCATATGCAAAAATAA
- a CDS encoding T9SS type A sorting domain-containing protein — protein MRKMKWALLLLIAGSVSLSAQQVETLVSGPSTFNDGLAIDPAGNIFASRYYSSTVTKISPDGSTEIFANGFSDPNGLAFGPDGFLYVTNATGNRIDKVSPDGVVSTVISNFTNPAGVAFDLSGNMIIASYQQSKLFVYDTGGNLTEYLTGNGLNGPVGIIFDENENLYIGNFNDGKVLKRSPNGSVTAIGDIPGWMGFLTYANGYVYATAYQGNRIYRIKSDGTEQVVFAGTGNAGTTDGDLLSASFNAPNGIAASATGDTLFVSDFDSRSLRMITGVNATITAIDDVAQPVNTFRLSQNYPNPFNPTTAISYQLSNISSVNLSIYNILGQLVKTLVAEKQPAGSYAISWDGTNVSGETVAGGAYIYRLQVGKTTLSRKMMFTK, from the coding sequence TTGAGGAAAATGAAATGGGCACTGTTGCTACTGATTGCCGGAAGTGTTTCGCTGTCCGCGCAGCAGGTGGAAACGCTGGTCAGCGGGCCGTCTACTTTCAACGACGGACTGGCGATTGACCCCGCGGGCAATATTTTTGCATCGCGATATTACAGCTCCACCGTCACCAAAATATCCCCGGACGGCAGCACGGAAATTTTCGCAAACGGTTTCAGCGATCCCAACGGTCTGGCATTCGGACCGGACGGATTTTTGTATGTAACCAACGCAACCGGCAACCGGATCGACAAAGTTTCGCCGGACGGCGTGGTGAGCACCGTGATCAGCAATTTTACCAATCCGGCGGGCGTGGCGTTCGATCTATCGGGAAATATGATCATCGCCAGCTATCAGCAATCAAAATTGTTTGTGTATGACACGGGCGGAAATCTGACGGAATATTTAACCGGCAACGGGCTGAACGGTCCCGTCGGCATCATTTTCGATGAAAATGAAAATTTGTATATCGGGAATTTTAACGATGGCAAAGTGCTCAAACGATCCCCAAATGGCAGCGTAACGGCAATCGGCGACATCCCCGGATGGATGGGATTTTTGACCTACGCCAACGGCTACGTGTATGCGACCGCGTATCAGGGAAACCGGATTTACCGCATCAAATCCGATGGCACGGAACAGGTGGTTTTTGCCGGAACGGGTAATGCCGGCACCACGGACGGCGATTTGCTGTCCGCCAGTTTCAACGCGCCAAACGGCATTGCCGCATCCGCAACCGGCGACACGCTGTTTGTTTCGGATTTCGACAGTCGATCGCTGCGGATGATCACCGGCGTGAACGCCACAATCACTGCTATCGATGATGTTGCGCAACCGGTAAACACGTTCCGGCTCAGCCAGAATTATCCGAATCCGTTCAATCCAACAACAGCAATTAGCTATCAGTTGTCAAATATCAGTTCTGTTAATCTGAGTATTTACAATATATTGGGGCAGTTGGTGAAAACGCTTGTGGCAGAAAAACAGCCGGCTGGCAGCTACGCGATTTCATGGGACGGCACCAACGTATCCGGTGAAACCGTTGCCGGCGGCGCGTATATTTACCGCCTGCAGGTTGGCAAAACCACGCTTTCCCGTAAAATGATGTTTACCAAATGA
- a CDS encoding GntR family transcriptional regulator, producing the protein MEITINPDDPIPVFAQIIEQIKKAVLDGGLKSGDALPSIRQLANDLELNHNTVAKAYRLLERDSVIQTKGYRGTFIHPDARANSTVDLNAWAETRLSEVIKKIRESGVTDSEIRIAFRKVMNNNNL; encoded by the coding sequence ATGGAGATTACAATAAACCCGGATGATCCCATTCCGGTGTTTGCGCAAATAATTGAGCAAATTAAAAAAGCTGTTCTCGATGGCGGGCTAAAATCGGGCGATGCCCTGCCTTCCATCAGGCAACTTGCCAACGATCTGGAGTTGAATCATAATACAGTTGCGAAAGCCTATCGTTTATTGGAACGGGATTCGGTCATTCAAACCAAAGGATATCGCGGCACATTCATCCATCCGGATGCCAGGGCAAACAGCACTGTTGATTTAAATGCGTGGGCGGAAACCAGATTAAGCGAAGTCATAAAAAAAATCAGAGAATCCGGTGTAACCGATTCAGAAATCCGGATTGCCTTTCGGAAAGTAATGAATAACAATAACTTATGA